Proteins found in one Sphingomonas sp. SORGH_AS_0879 genomic segment:
- the dgcN gene encoding N-acetyltransferase DgcN gives MTIPAPYLLYLGHSDDEIGLKTSRGLAAFRRDDCVGEWRHDDCPFTLGLPRMDAAAGRTAGARTLVLGIANPGGRFPDWMIGDALAAIRAGLNIACGLHQRLRDVPVLVAAAKEAGVTLFDVRDAPETLPVGNGRRRTGNRLLTVGTDCSVGKMYATLCLRDAMRARGVVADFRATGQTGILIAGEGVPLDAVVADFIAGAIETLAPARTDEGWDLVEGQGSLFHPAFAGVSTGLLHGAQPTALVMCHDPLRPHMRGLPHFPMPGLADCLEANLRVARLTSPDVRAVGVALNTAKLDETAARRLCAETEDALGLPCTDPYRFGAEPIIDLLLETSCDASSPFVTTLSR, from the coding sequence ATGACCATTCCCGCTCCCTACCTCCTCTATCTCGGCCATTCCGATGACGAGATCGGTCTCAAGACATCGCGCGGTCTGGCCGCCTTTCGCCGCGACGATTGCGTGGGCGAGTGGCGGCACGACGATTGTCCGTTCACGCTCGGCCTGCCCCGGATGGATGCCGCCGCCGGGCGTACGGCAGGCGCACGGACGCTGGTGCTGGGCATCGCCAATCCGGGCGGGCGTTTCCCCGACTGGATGATCGGCGACGCCCTGGCCGCGATCCGTGCCGGGCTCAACATCGCCTGTGGGCTGCATCAGCGGCTGCGCGACGTGCCCGTGCTGGTCGCGGCGGCGAAGGAGGCCGGCGTCACCTTGTTCGACGTGCGTGACGCGCCAGAGACGCTGCCGGTCGGCAACGGTCGCAGGCGCACGGGCAACCGGCTGCTGACCGTCGGCACCGATTGTTCGGTCGGCAAGATGTACGCCACGCTCTGCCTTCGGGATGCCATGCGCGCGCGGGGTGTCGTCGCCGACTTCCGGGCGACCGGCCAGACGGGCATCCTGATAGCAGGAGAGGGCGTGCCGCTCGATGCGGTGGTGGCCGACTTCATCGCAGGGGCGATCGAGACGCTGGCCCCGGCCCGCACGGATGAGGGCTGGGACTTGGTCGAGGGGCAGGGTTCGTTGTTCCACCCGGCCTTTGCAGGCGTTTCGACCGGCCTGCTCCACGGGGCACAGCCGACTGCATTGGTGATGTGCCACGATCCGCTGCGCCCGCATATGCGCGGCCTGCCGCATTTCCCGATGCCGGGGCTGGCCGATTGCCTGGAGGCCAATCTGCGGGTCGCCCGGCTGACCAGCCCCGACGTCCGCGCCGTCGGGGTGGCGCTGAACACCGCCAAGCTCGACGAGACCGCCGCCCGGCGTCTCTGCGCCGAGACCGAGGATGCGCTGGGCCTGCCCTGTACCGATCCCTATCGCTTCGGTGCCGAGCCGATCATCGACCTCTTGCTGGAGACGTCATGCGACGCATCCTCACCGTTCGTCACGACGCTTTCCCGCTAA
- the dacB gene encoding D-alanyl-D-alanine carboxypeptidase/D-alanyl-D-alanine-endopeptidase, translating into MMGSLLLPLLLAGAPVEAPLPPAAMEALAKAPPGTRIGLVVVDPEGGEIVALRPDERFVPASNTKLFTTAAAFATLNVATPDVSGGATVRLEGQGTPTVILAGHGDARLSSAPDCRVDCLAELATAVARRTRAVGDVVGDDTAFPDERWPKGMSWNNMSGAYGTGISALTLDDNVATLTVTPTAPGAPPRVVGDGYYRIDNAATTGAAGGARTLSVERMPGSDLVRVTGSLALATAPVVLRLGVDDPAHRAAWRFAQLLRAAGVTVTGRITVRHRSLTDADDPVRRGGRPVAVVAPVPVLASLTPPPLAEDLRETNKTSQNLHAELLLRRLGPSGSVADGHAVVDTVLARAGVPRATYDFADGAGMSNYNRVTPRATVALLRWAETQPWGAAWLATFPVAATDGTLARRFVGTPLAGRLMAKTGTLNAANALAGTMIAASGRMLTFAAYANDMADDASATAAIDAALVAIAAAN; encoded by the coding sequence ATGATGGGAAGCCTGTTGCTGCCGCTGTTGCTGGCGGGCGCGCCGGTCGAGGCGCCGCTGCCGCCCGCCGCAATGGAGGCGCTGGCGAAGGCGCCGCCGGGCACGCGCATCGGGCTGGTGGTCGTCGATCCCGAGGGGGGCGAGATCGTCGCGCTGCGCCCCGACGAGCGCTTCGTGCCCGCGTCGAACACCAAGCTGTTCACTACCGCCGCCGCCTTTGCGACGCTGAACGTGGCGACGCCCGATGTGTCGGGTGGGGCGACGGTTCGGCTGGAGGGGCAGGGCACGCCGACGGTGATCCTGGCGGGGCATGGCGATGCCCGCCTGTCCTCCGCGCCCGATTGCCGGGTCGATTGCCTGGCGGAACTGGCGACGGCGGTCGCCCGCCGGACGCGGGCGGTGGGCGATGTGGTCGGCGACGACACGGCATTCCCCGACGAACGCTGGCCAAAGGGCATGAGCTGGAACAACATGAGCGGTGCCTATGGCACCGGCATCTCGGCGCTGACGCTGGACGACAATGTCGCGACGCTGACCGTGACACCCACCGCGCCGGGTGCGCCGCCACGGGTCGTAGGTGACGGCTATTACCGGATCGACAATGCCGCGACGACGGGCGCGGCGGGCGGGGCGCGGACGCTCTCGGTCGAGCGTATGCCGGGCAGCGACCTTGTGCGTGTGACCGGCAGTCTCGCCTTGGCGACAGCGCCGGTCGTCCTGAGATTGGGAGTCGATGATCCGGCGCACCGGGCGGCCTGGCGGTTCGCGCAACTTCTGCGGGCGGCGGGCGTGACAGTGACGGGGCGGATCACCGTGCGGCACCGGTCCTTGACGGACGCCGACGATCCCGTGCGACGCGGGGGCCGCCCCGTTGCGGTGGTTGCGCCCGTGCCGGTGCTGGCGAGCCTGACGCCACCGCCGCTCGCCGAGGATCTGCGCGAGACCAACAAGACGAGCCAGAATCTCCACGCCGAACTGCTGCTGCGCCGACTGGGGCCGAGCGGGTCGGTCGCCGATGGGCATGCCGTCGTCGACACGGTGCTGGCCCGTGCTGGCGTGCCCCGCGCGACCTATGACTTTGCCGATGGGGCGGGCATGTCCAACTATAACCGCGTCACCCCGCGCGCGACGGTGGCGCTGTTGCGCTGGGCGGAGACCCAGCCCTGGGGTGCGGCATGGCTGGCGACGTTTCCCGTTGCCGCCACCGACGGCACGCTCGCGCGGCGGTTCGTCGGCACCCCGCTGGCGGGGCGGTTGATGGCGAAGACCGGCACGCTCAACGCCGCCAATGCGCTGGCGGGGACGATGATCGCGGCGAGCGGGCGGATGCTGACCTTCGCCGCCTATGCCAACGACATGGCCGACGACGCGAGCGCTACGGCGGCGATCGACGCGGCGCTGGTGGCGATCGCCGCCGCGAACTGA
- a CDS encoding dicarboxylate/amino acid:cation symporter → MVPHPLGPPVTPADQLLSIVPTNIVEALARGDMLAIIFVAVLLGTGSVMAGEAGRPVVALLQGLSSVLLHIVRAVMEVTPFGVCALIAQAVAVNGAAVFVHVGWLALAVVLGSLVQMLVVHAGLVGLIARLPVVRFFRGIVDALVVAFSTASSSATLPVALRVAQDNLGVSRGVASTVLPLGASIGKDGTAMYVGLLGQFALQALGIAPDATMLVTMLLTGALAAFGTAPVPSASLFMLAAMLSAVGVGAEQTALVVGLVLPFDRLLDMTRTVPSASANLAVATLVARGEGELDTARFRGSVVE, encoded by the coding sequence GTGGTACCCCATCCGCTCGGCCCCCCGGTGACGCCCGCCGACCAGCTGCTGTCAATCGTGCCGACCAACATCGTCGAGGCGCTGGCGCGCGGCGACATGCTGGCGATCATCTTCGTCGCCGTGCTGCTCGGCACGGGCAGCGTGATGGCGGGCGAGGCGGGGCGGCCGGTCGTCGCGCTGCTCCAGGGTCTGTCCTCGGTCCTGCTGCATATCGTGCGCGCCGTGATGGAGGTGACGCCGTTCGGCGTTTGCGCGCTGATCGCCCAGGCGGTGGCGGTCAACGGCGCGGCGGTGTTCGTGCATGTCGGCTGGCTGGCGCTGGCGGTCGTGCTCGGGTCGCTGGTGCAGATGCTGGTGGTGCATGCCGGGCTGGTCGGGTTGATCGCGCGACTGCCGGTGGTGCGCTTCTTCCGGGGGATCGTCGATGCGCTGGTCGTCGCCTTTTCGACCGCCTCGTCCTCGGCGACGCTACCGGTCGCGTTGCGGGTGGCGCAGGACAATCTGGGCGTGTCGCGCGGCGTCGCCTCGACCGTGTTGCCGCTGGGCGCGTCGATCGGCAAGGACGGCACCGCCATGTATGTCGGACTGCTCGGCCAGTTCGCGTTGCAGGCGCTGGGCATCGCGCCCGATGCGACCATGCTCGTCACCATGTTGCTGACCGGCGCGCTGGCGGCGTTCGGCACGGCGCCGGTCCCCTCCGCCTCGCTGTTCATGCTGGCGGCGATGCTGTCGGCGGTCGGTGTGGGCGCGGAGCAGACCGCGCTGGTCGTGGGGCTGGTCCTGCCGTTCGATCGATTGCTCGACATGACGCGCACCGTGCCCTCCGCCTCGGCCAATCTAGCGGTCGCCACGCTGGTCGCGCGAGGCGAGGGCGAGCTGGATACGGCGCGCTTTCGCGGGTCGGTGGTGGAATAG
- a CDS encoding beta-N-acetylglucosaminidase domain-containing protein, with product MALNLGVIEGFFGKPWSWADRTTVLRTLAGAGYRFYHYGPKADPFLRRRWREPHPPEQFAPLAAFAAECRRLGVRFGVALTPAGSTHPFNEESRAALTRKLRQLDALGIDDLAILFDDLPADLPDLARSQAELVDFCANNSRATQVFFCPSFYSDDPILERAWGKRPPDYLQRLGRHLDRKVRVYWTGEEVVSREIGVAHLERVQHELGRKVCLWDNYPVNDGVRMSQYLHLRAFTGRPAAIRHHVTGHAINPASQPLLSCIPALTLAASYREGERYAYGQAFLTAATKVLGADFGTMLHRDILPLQDTGLDNLGPRFAELRERYGAIDHPAAREITDWLDGRFRTTLEEVQTQ from the coding sequence ATGGCGCTGAACCTGGGCGTGATCGAGGGCTTTTTCGGCAAGCCTTGGAGCTGGGCGGACCGTACCACGGTGCTGCGCACGCTGGCGGGGGCGGGCTATCGTTTCTATCATTACGGGCCCAAGGCCGACCCGTTCCTGCGCCGCCGCTGGCGCGAGCCGCATCCGCCGGAACAATTCGCTCCGCTGGCCGCCTTCGCCGCCGAGTGCAGGAGGTTGGGCGTGCGCTTCGGCGTGGCGTTGACCCCGGCGGGCAGCACGCATCCTTTCAACGAGGAATCCCGTGCGGCGCTGACGCGGAAGCTGCGGCAACTCGACGCGCTGGGCATCGACGACCTCGCCATCCTGTTCGACGACCTGCCCGCCGACCTGCCCGATCTGGCGCGGAGTCAGGCCGAACTGGTCGACTTCTGCGCGAACAACAGCCGCGCGACCCAGGTCTTCTTCTGCCCGAGCTTCTATTCGGACGATCCGATCCTGGAACGCGCCTGGGGCAAGCGGCCGCCGGACTATCTGCAACGGTTGGGCCGCCATCTCGATCGCAAGGTGCGGGTCTATTGGACCGGCGAGGAAGTGGTCTCGCGTGAGATCGGCGTCGCCCATCTGGAGCGGGTGCAGCACGAACTCGGGCGCAAGGTGTGCCTGTGGGACAATTACCCCGTCAATGACGGCGTGCGCATGTCGCAGTATCTCCACCTGCGCGCCTTTACCGGCCGTCCCGCGGCGATCCGCCATCATGTCACCGGTCATGCGATCAACCCCGCGTCGCAACCGCTCCTGTCCTGCATCCCCGCGCTGACGCTCGCCGCCAGCTACCGCGAAGGGGAACGCTACGCCTATGGCCAGGCCTTTCTGACGGCGGCGACCAAGGTGCTGGGCGCCGATTTCGGGACCATGTTGCACCGCGACATCCTGCCGCTTCAGGATACCGGCCTCGACAATCTCGGCCCTCGTTTCGCCGAGTTGCGCGAGCGCTATGGGGCGATCGATCATCCGGCGGCGCGAGAAATCACCGACTGGCTGGACGGTCGCTTCCGCACGACGCTGGAAGAGGTGCAGACGCAGTAG
- a CDS encoding serine hydrolase yields the protein MKFRAARTRRARIAPLLAWLAICAAPASAAPAACPILSAPSTRASDTRFARIDAAVRGGVGTLYPGAVLLVTDRGRIVHRAAFGHAQTLTTAPDGTPHPLATPRAMSVDTLFDMASVTKIEATTAAILHLMGTRRLSLDDRLGALLPEFQGTDKADITVRQLLTHRAGLWEWQPTWLHRDASGEILPYLAALPLRYPVGSRFAYSDLGFMLLGAIVERVAGMKLDRYVREELYRPLGMTDTGFVPSSTLRRRAAATSQGDAYQRRMAETGKPYPAAPFPPAQPFAGYRNHMLVGEANDANAALGWRGVAGHAGLFSTATDLARYAQALLNGGCHGRWRLAPASTIAAFEQTPFDADQALGFHKTQLPGIAAPFYGHSGFTGTWFAFSPQLDMTVVLLTNRVHRPDGEPYPALDTLRETVLLDAVATVLDNRNKEKTWR from the coding sequence ATGAAGTTTCGAGCCGCGCGAACCCGCCGCGCCCGCATCGCCCCACTTCTCGCGTGGCTCGCCATCTGCGCCGCGCCTGCGTCCGCCGCGCCTGCCGCCTGCCCGATCCTGAGCGCCCCATCGACCCGCGCCAGCGATACGCGCTTCGCCCGGATCGACGCGGCGGTCCGCGGCGGCGTCGGTACGCTCTATCCGGGCGCGGTGCTGCTCGTGACCGATCGCGGGCGGATCGTCCATCGCGCGGCCTTCGGCCATGCCCAGACGCTGACCACGGCACCGGACGGCACGCCGCACCCACTCGCAACGCCGCGAGCAATGAGCGTCGATACGCTCTTCGACATGGCCTCCGTCACCAAGATCGAGGCGACGACCGCCGCAATCCTGCATCTCATGGGCACCCGCCGCCTGTCCCTCGACGACCGGCTGGGCGCGCTGCTGCCGGAGTTCCAAGGGACAGACAAGGCGGACATCACCGTCCGCCAGTTGCTGACCCACCGCGCAGGGCTATGGGAATGGCAGCCGACCTGGCTCCACCGCGACGCCTCGGGCGAGATACTGCCCTATCTGGCGGCCCTGCCGCTCCGCTATCCGGTGGGCTCGCGCTTCGCCTATTCCGATCTTGGCTTCATGCTGCTCGGAGCCATTGTCGAGCGGGTCGCGGGCATGAAGCTGGACCGCTATGTCCGCGAAGAGCTCTATCGCCCGCTTGGCATGACCGATACCGGCTTCGTGCCGTCATCGACCTTGCGCAGACGTGCCGCCGCGACATCGCAGGGTGACGCGTATCAGCGGCGCATGGCGGAGACCGGCAAGCCCTATCCCGCCGCGCCCTTCCCGCCCGCCCAGCCCTTTGCCGGTTATCGAAACCATATGCTGGTCGGCGAGGCGAACGATGCCAATGCGGCGCTTGGCTGGCGCGGGGTGGCGGGGCATGCTGGGCTGTTCTCGACCGCGACCGACCTTGCCCGCTATGCGCAGGCGCTGCTGAACGGCGGCTGCCATGGCCGCTGGCGGCTCGCACCCGCCTCGACGATCGCCGCATTCGAGCAGACGCCGTTCGACGCCGATCAGGCCCTGGGCTTCCACAAGACGCAGCTCCCCGGGATCGCCGCCCCCTTTTACGGCCATTCGGGCTTTACCGGCACCTGGTTCGCCTTCTCCCCACAACTGGACATGACCGTCGTGCTGCTCACCAACCGGGTCCACCGTCCGGACGGCGAGCCCTATCCCGCGCTCGACACCCTGCGCGAGACGGTGCTGCTGGATGCGGTGGCGACGGTGCTCGATAATCGCAATAAGGAGAAGACATGGCGCTGA
- a CDS encoding BadF/BadG/BcrA/BcrD ATPase family protein gives MTQFFLGVDAGGSHCRCRLVDGTGQVLATAQAGPANAGLGLDALYATLRRVTEDAVRAAGLDAAQVAGVRAAMGIAGISRPGVRAALEGFAFPFASTVFDTDAVIANLGAHGGGDGAILIIGTGSIAQVRVGGQSFRIGGYGFPISDEGSGAALGLSAMRHALRALDGRTRATPLSTAVTERFGHDTARAIAWMDQATPRDYGSFAPLVMDYAEADDAIARSIVEDAAGHIERFIETIYERGAPRCALLGGLSAKMRPWLRARTVARLSEPLGDALSGALYLAGLPTRTTEILP, from the coding sequence ATGACGCAGTTCTTTCTCGGCGTGGACGCGGGTGGCAGCCATTGCCGTTGCCGCCTGGTCGACGGCACCGGTCAGGTGCTGGCCACCGCCCAGGCGGGCCCGGCCAATGCCGGACTGGGGCTGGACGCGCTCTATGCGACCCTGCGCCGGGTGACCGAGGACGCGGTCCGCGCGGCGGGGCTGGACGCGGCGCAGGTCGCGGGGGTCCGGGCGGCGATGGGTATCGCGGGCATCTCGCGGCCCGGCGTGCGGGCGGCGCTGGAGGGCTTCGCCTTTCCCTTCGCCTCGACGGTGTTCGACACCGATGCCGTCATCGCCAATCTGGGGGCCCATGGTGGCGGCGACGGGGCGATATTGATCATCGGCACCGGCAGCATCGCACAGGTGCGCGTGGGGGGGCAGAGCTTCCGGATCGGCGGCTATGGCTTTCCGATTTCGGACGAGGGCAGCGGCGCGGCCCTGGGCCTCAGCGCGATGCGCCATGCGCTGCGGGCGCTGGACGGGCGGACCCGCGCGACGCCGCTCAGCACCGCCGTCACCGAGCGGTTCGGCCATGATACGGCCCGCGCCATCGCCTGGATGGATCAGGCGACCCCGCGCGACTATGGCAGCTTCGCGCCGCTGGTGATGGACTATGCCGAGGCGGACGATGCGATCGCCCGCTCGATCGTCGAGGATGCCGCAGGCCATATCGAACGGTTCATCGAGACGATCTATGAACGCGGCGCGCCCCGCTGCGCGCTGCTCGGAGGCCTGTCGGCGAAGATGCGCCCCTGGTTGCGCGCACGAACCGTCGCCCGGCTCAGCGAACCGCTGGGCGATGCGTTGAGCGGAGCGCTGTATCTTGCGGGCCTGCCCACCCGGACGACGGAGATTTTGCCATGA
- a CDS encoding LysR family transcriptional regulator — MNLRHIEIFHAVYVNGSVSAAARALNVSQPSVSKTLRHAESLLGFELFQRSNGRLLPTEDAHALFADVADIQERVRALREAGRNLRMGAGTTLRISALPSLGLGVLPDAVSRFLARRPDVRFDLQTVHHDDLLRKLYERESDIAIASEPPRGVALTHDWLGEGEMVVLYRERDMPDAPPRLELSQLVGRPLISLKGSGPIGKLLSEEIDRHDLVLDEIVVARTFYIAAALVRAGVGLAIVDNFTAAASMTPGLAMRPLRPSITFDVHAIHLLDRPPSMLAAEFLTLLSEEIERR; from the coding sequence ATGAACCTTCGCCATATCGAGATTTTCCACGCGGTGTACGTCAACGGCTCGGTCTCCGCCGCCGCCCGTGCCCTCAACGTGTCGCAACCCTCGGTGTCCAAGACGCTCCGCCATGCCGAGAGCCTGCTGGGGTTCGAGTTGTTCCAGCGCTCGAACGGGCGGCTGTTGCCGACCGAGGACGCCCATGCGCTGTTCGCCGACGTCGCCGATATCCAGGAGCGGGTGCGCGCGTTGCGCGAGGCGGGGCGCAACCTGCGCATGGGCGCGGGGACGACATTGCGCATCTCCGCGCTGCCCAGTCTGGGCCTGGGGGTGCTGCCCGATGCGGTGTCGCGGTTTCTTGCCCGGCGGCCCGATGTCCGCTTCGACTTGCAGACGGTCCATCACGACGACCTGCTCCGTAAACTCTATGAACGCGAAAGCGACATCGCCATCGCCAGCGAGCCGCCGCGCGGCGTGGCGCTCACCCATGACTGGCTGGGCGAGGGCGAGATGGTCGTTCTTTACCGCGAACGCGACATGCCCGATGCGCCGCCCCGGCTGGAATTGTCGCAACTGGTCGGGCGGCCGCTGATCTCGCTCAAGGGCAGCGGCCCGATCGGCAAGCTGCTGTCTGAGGAGATCGACCGGCACGATCTGGTGCTGGATGAGATCGTGGTGGCGCGGACCTTCTACATCGCCGCCGCTTTGGTGCGTGCAGGCGTGGGGCTGGCGATCGTCGACAATTTCACCGCGGCGGCATCGATGACGCCGGGGCTCGCGATGCGGCCGCTTCGCCCGTCCATCACCTTCGACGTCCATGCCATCCATCTGCTCGATCGCCCGCCCTCGATGCTGGCGGCCGAGTTCCTGACCCTGTTGAGCGAAGAGATTGAGCGCCGATGA
- a CDS encoding cation:dicarboxylate symporter family transporter, with amino-acid sequence MRLIRGWFAIPLWQRVVGGLLLGIALGLFRPEAAGAIRLVGELFVRLIKMLVVPVVLVTIAGGIATLGDPRRLGSIGLRTVGLFAVTTLVAVSIGMAMGLALLWQSRGTGGIVVDSGGMKMLTGTMRDGCEG; translated from the coding sequence TTGCGCCTGATCCGGGGCTGGTTCGCCATTCCGCTGTGGCAGCGGGTGGTCGGCGGGTTGCTGCTGGGCATCGCGCTGGGGCTGTTCCGGCCCGAGGCGGCCGGGGCGATCCGGCTGGTGGGCGAGCTGTTCGTCCGTCTGATCAAGATGCTGGTGGTGCCGGTGGTGCTGGTCACCATCGCAGGCGGAATCGCGACCTTGGGCGATCCGCGACGGCTGGGGTCGATCGGCCTGCGCACCGTGGGGCTGTTCGCCGTGACCACGCTGGTGGCGGTGTCGATCGGCATGGCGATGGGCCTAGCACTACTTTGGCAGAGTAGGGGAACTGGTGGAATCGTCGTTGATTCCGGTGGCATGAAGATGCTGACCGGGACGATGCGTGATGGTTGCGAGGGATAG
- a CDS encoding IS701 family transposase yields MVARDSWRQDLETWLAPFLAELTHPAQRRMCPTYIAGLIGPGDRKSIQPLAARTEDAGYDQLHHFIASGTWDAAPLERRLLAEADLLVGDAKGFLVIDDTALPKKGRASVGVAPQYASSQGKTANCQSLVSVTLASREVPVMVGLRLFLPENWTSDPARMKRARVPAGRQAAMSKPEIAIAEIDRVMAAGVRFGCVLADAGYGSGTAFRQALSERGLSWAVGLSSRQTVYAPDVELTFPQAQGGRPRKYHIPDRAPVSVADMLADEPWRKVAWRRGTKGRLTCLFAARRVRIAEGHRHRMADNRVQAMPGEEVWLVGERRSSGERKYYVSNLPPDTPLRQLAAAIKARWVCEQAHQQLKEELGLDHFEGRSWPGLHRHALMTMLAYAFLQSRRLKAAGRKKKSRRTAPATNPACHPAGDPRLAGTTTVNALPAL; encoded by the coding sequence ATGGTTGCGAGGGATAGCTGGCGGCAAGATCTGGAGACGTGGCTGGCGCCGTTTCTCGCCGAGCTGACGCACCCGGCGCAGCGGCGGATGTGTCCGACCTACATCGCCGGCCTGATCGGCCCGGGCGACCGCAAGAGCATCCAGCCGCTGGCGGCGCGAACGGAGGATGCCGGCTACGACCAGCTGCACCATTTCATCGCCAGCGGGACATGGGACGCAGCGCCGCTCGAGCGCCGGCTGCTGGCGGAGGCGGACCTGCTGGTCGGCGATGCGAAGGGCTTTCTCGTCATCGATGACACCGCGCTGCCGAAGAAGGGACGCGCCTCGGTCGGCGTGGCGCCGCAATATGCGTCGTCGCAGGGCAAGACCGCGAACTGCCAGTCGCTGGTGTCAGTGACGCTGGCATCGCGCGAGGTGCCGGTGATGGTGGGGCTGCGCCTGTTCCTGCCGGAGAACTGGACGAGCGATCCGGCACGTATGAAGCGTGCACGGGTGCCGGCCGGACGACAGGCCGCGATGAGCAAGCCCGAGATCGCCATCGCCGAGATCGACCGGGTGATGGCCGCGGGCGTTCGGTTCGGATGCGTGCTGGCCGATGCGGGATACGGCTCGGGAACGGCGTTCCGCCAGGCGCTGAGCGAGCGGGGATTGTCATGGGCGGTGGGCCTGTCATCCCGGCAGACCGTCTATGCACCCGATGTTGAACTGACCTTTCCGCAGGCTCAAGGCGGACGTCCGCGCAAATATCATATTCCTGACCGGGCGCCGGTATCGGTGGCCGACATGCTTGCCGACGAGCCGTGGCGCAAGGTCGCCTGGCGCCGCGGCACGAAGGGGCGGCTCACCTGCCTGTTCGCTGCCCGACGCGTCCGGATCGCCGAGGGCCATCGGCACCGCATGGCTGACAACCGTGTCCAGGCCATGCCCGGTGAGGAAGTCTGGCTGGTTGGCGAACGACGGTCGAGCGGCGAGCGCAAATACTACGTATCCAATCTCCCGCCCGATACGCCGCTGCGGCAGCTTGCCGCTGCCATCAAGGCGCGGTGGGTCTGCGAACAGGCCCACCAGCAGCTCAAGGAGGAACTGGGGCTCGACCATTTCGAAGGGCGATCATGGCCGGGGTTGCATCGACATGCCTTGATGACGATGCTCGCCTACGCCTTCCTGCAATCCCGCCGCCTCAAAGCTGCGGGACGGAAAAAAAAGAGTCGGAGGACCGCCCCCGCAACCAACCCTGCCTGCCATCCGGCAGGCGATCCTCGACTGGCTGGCACGACCACCGTCAATGCACTGCCCGCACTGTAA
- the dgcA gene encoding N-acetyl-D-Glu racemase DgcA, producing the protein MRRILTVRHDAFPLRAPFRIARGVKTAADVVTVTIRQGDAQGWGEGVPYPRYGETIDGAIAAIEGVRALIEDGATRADIAGAMPAGAARNAVDCALWDLEARLAGTSVATLAGIPPVAALASAITIGIDTPQAMAEVARGVARVPLLKIKVDREGAADQIAAVRAVAPTPRLIVDPNESWRVGDIADRLPMLLAQRVDLLEQPVPAGEDEGLADLAGAIPICADEALHTRADLDRLAGRYSHVNVKLDKTGGLTEAWALATEARARGFGVMVGCMVCSSLGIAPAMLVAGGADFVDLDGPLWLATDRPGGVRDDGGILSPPQPGFWGTPACA; encoded by the coding sequence ATGCGACGCATCCTCACCGTTCGTCACGACGCTTTCCCGCTAAGGGCGCCGTTCCGCATCGCGCGCGGCGTGAAGACGGCCGCCGATGTGGTGACGGTAACGATCCGCCAGGGCGACGCGCAGGGATGGGGCGAGGGCGTGCCCTATCCCCGCTATGGCGAGACGATCGACGGCGCGATCGCGGCCATCGAGGGCGTGCGCGCGCTGATCGAGGACGGCGCGACCCGAGCGGACATCGCCGGGGCGATGCCAGCGGGGGCCGCGCGCAACGCGGTGGATTGCGCCCTATGGGACCTGGAGGCGCGGCTGGCCGGGACGAGTGTCGCCACGCTGGCGGGTATCCCGCCCGTGGCCGCGCTGGCGTCGGCGATCACCATCGGGATCGATACGCCGCAGGCGATGGCCGAGGTCGCGCGTGGCGTGGCGCGGGTGCCGCTGCTCAAGATCAAGGTCGATCGCGAGGGGGCGGCCGATCAAATCGCGGCGGTACGGGCCGTCGCGCCGACGCCGCGACTGATCGTCGATCCCAATGAAAGCTGGCGGGTCGGGGACATCGCCGACCGCTTGCCGATGCTGCTGGCCCAGCGTGTCGACCTGCTCGAACAGCCGGTGCCTGCCGGTGAGGATGAGGGGCTGGCCGACCTGGCGGGCGCGATCCCGATCTGCGCCGACGAGGCGTTGCACACCCGCGCCGACCTCGATCGGCTGGCCGGGCGCTATAGCCATGTCAACGTCAAGCTCGACAAGACCGGCGGCTTGACCGAAGCATGGGCGCTGGCCACGGAGGCGAGGGCGCGGGGGTTCGGCGTGATGGTGGGGTGCATGGTGTGTTCGTCGCTGGGCATCGCGCCCGCGATGCTGGTCGCGGGGGGCGCGGACTTCGTCGATCTCGACGGCCCGCTCTGGCTGGCGACCGATCGCCCCGGCGGCGTGCGCGATGACGGCGGCATTCTGAGCCCGCCCCAACCCGGCTTCTGGGGAACGCCCGCTTGCGCCTGA